One window from the genome of Spirochaetota bacterium encodes:
- the dctP gene encoding TRAP transporter substrate-binding protein DctP yields MRGKRLFIAVSSVCFIIVILLSLLISSLPAQKSKVYTFTFSELNAYKKINMPQKYRPLWVKILKTRKQGRDAKSLIANNRNNIDNMIKAMKLKSKQKDYLKDLILDKNPVMEIIVKGAGTPPKGTPQYDIAVYKVFPALYKAITRITKKVRMKIIYYPGGIIGDEPDFIRKIKLGELQWAGGQTIMGQMICPELCVFDFPFIYDYEPKLYWEELKFCGIDWIWGKVSPAIHKFLNKRGFELAGLLDGGGWSAISSKDVPVSRAEDLGKLVYPLFPGARIGSEIKNALGFKKVIVSRVWDITTNSATGMINSAMCSWYWHILLQITPYYKYVTDYPLDGYSGAISLFDNSMLYSIIKIFDNIGPLLDISRKDAVKIVRTVLLSLNKETKELMRPSLRKKDAEARRSLLSSGTYKLIPFPTEEIEKVKDKVVPLYNKLADKKDTYPKWFLEDILKYREEYDRLKKAKKLTDKWWKDGIYPDGYDEWGWIRDWGKELL; encoded by the coding sequence ATGCGGGGAAAAAGATTATTCATTGCTGTTTCATCAGTATGCTTCATAATTGTAATACTCTTATCTCTACTTATATCATCTCTGCCAGCCCAAAAAAGCAAGGTTTACACATTCACCTTTTCAGAATTAAACGCCTACAAGAAAATTAATATGCCACAGAAATATAGACCACTTTGGGTAAAGATCCTAAAAACTAGAAAGCAGGGTAGAGATGCAAAGAGTCTAATCGCAAATAATAGAAATAATATTGATAATATGATTAAGGCGATGAAGCTAAAGTCAAAGCAGAAGGATTATCTCAAGGATCTTATCCTGGATAAAAATCCTGTAATGGAGATAATCGTCAAGGGGGCTGGGACACCTCCAAAGGGAACCCCACAATATGATATTGCTGTATATAAGGTTTTTCCAGCTTTGTATAAAGCAATTACCAGGATTACAAAGAAAGTTCGTATGAAGATAATATATTATCCAGGAGGAATTATAGGCGATGAGCCTGATTTTATCAGAAAAATTAAGCTAGGTGAACTTCAATGGGCTGGGGGGCAGACCATCATGGGACAGATGATATGTCCCGAGTTATGTGTGTTCGATTTCCCATTCATATATGACTATGAACCAAAACTATATTGGGAAGAGTTGAAGTTCTGTGGAATTGATTGGATCTGGGGTAAAGTGAGTCCAGCTATTCATAAATTTTTAAACAAAAGGGGATTTGAGCTTGCTGGTCTTCTTGATGGTGGCGGTTGGTCAGCAATATCTAGCAAAGATGTACCAGTGAGTAGGGCTGAGGATTTGGGTAAGCTTGTTTATCCCCTATTCCCAGGAGCGAGGATAGGCTCAGAAATTAAAAATGCACTTGGATTCAAGAAGGTAATAGTAAGCAGGGTTTGGGACATAACTACAAATTCAGCGACAGGTATGATCAATTCAGCAATGTGCTCCTGGTATTGGCATATTCTACTTCAGATTACCCCATATTATAAGTACGTTACTGACTATCCCTTGGATGGCTATAGCGGAGCGATATCCCTTTTTGACAATAGTATGCTATACTCGATAATAAAGATTTTTGACAACATAGGACCATTACTTGATATCTCAAGAAAGGATGCTGTAAAAATCGTTAGGACAGTATTATTGTCACTAAACAAGGAAACAAAAGAATTGATGCGTCCATCCCTTCGGAAAAAAGATGCAGAGGCAAGGCGCAGCCTTCTCAGTTCAGGCACTTATAAACTTATTCCGTTCCCGACAGAAGAGATTGAAAAGGTTAAGGATAAAGTTGTTCCACTTTATAATAAACTCGCTGATAAAAAAGATACCTACCCAAAATGGTTTCTGGAGGATATACTGAAATACAGGGAAGAATATGATAGATTAAAAAAAGCCAAGAAATTGACTGATAAATGGTGGAAGGATGGGATATATCCTGATGGGTATGATGAATGGGGATGGATAAGGGATTGGGGTAAGGAGTTGTTATAG
- a CDS encoding dihydroorotase gives MRILIKSGRLIDPASELDEELDVLIEKGIIKKIHKNISEEGKIQIIDASNCIVLPGLIDMHVHFREPGREDKETIIGGSRVAAKGGFTSVCTMPNTNPVIDNEALVRFIKLEAEQGPINVYPIANISKGSKGEEITEMAELFKAGAVAFSDDGMPIMSSILMRRALEYSRMVDAPIITHSEDLTLSEDGIINEGYNSILLGLKGMPKESEEVMIVRDVILTRLSKGKLHVAHVSSGGSVEIIRRAKEEGVTVTCETSPHYFSLTDDAIITHLSMAKMNPPLRTGADRMAIIDGLRSGVIDVIATDHAPHLKNEKMQEIEHAPFGIIGLETAVPLIVTRLIKEHAFSYIDAFSKVTINPARVLQIERGILQEGGAADITIIDPEKRVTINESFLISKCKNTPFIGEQLYGSVEYTICNGKIVYRNTS, from the coding sequence ATGAGAATTTTAATTAAAAGTGGCAGATTAATAGATCCAGCCTCTGAATTGGATGAAGAGCTAGATGTATTAATAGAAAAAGGAATAATAAAAAAGATACACAAAAATATTTCCGAAGAGGGAAAAATTCAGATAATTGATGCATCCAATTGTATTGTCCTGCCAGGACTCATTGACATGCATGTTCACTTTAGAGAACCAGGCAGAGAGGATAAAGAGACAATTATTGGTGGGTCTCGTGTAGCCGCTAAGGGTGGTTTCACCTCAGTATGCACAATGCCAAATACAAATCCAGTGATTGATAATGAGGCTCTTGTCCGTTTTATTAAACTTGAGGCTGAACAGGGTCCGATTAATGTATACCCAATTGCCAATATATCAAAGGGTTCCAAGGGAGAAGAGATTACTGAAATGGCTGAACTGTTCAAGGCAGGTGCTGTCGCATTCTCAGATGATGGTATGCCAATTATGAGTTCCATTCTAATGAGAAGGGCATTAGAATATTCACGAATGGTTGATGCCCCTATCATAACTCACTCAGAAGATCTTACCTTATCAGAAGATGGAATTATTAATGAAGGATATAACTCTATTCTCCTTGGTCTCAAGGGCATGCCCAAAGAGTCAGAGGAGGTTATGATTGTTAGGGATGTTATCCTAACAAGATTATCCAAGGGTAAACTTCATGTGGCGCATGTCTCCTCAGGTGGATCAGTGGAAATAATAAGAAGGGCAAAGGAAGAGGGTGTAACAGTTACCTGCGAAACATCGCCGCATTATTTTTCGCTTACTGATGATGCAATAATTACTCACCTTTCCATGGCAAAGATGAATCCACCACTACGCACAGGAGCGGACAGGATGGCAATTATCGATGGATTAAGAAGTGGCGTAATTGATGTAATAGCAACCGATCATGCACCTCATCTTAAGAATGAGAAGATGCAGGAGATTGAACATGCCCCATTTGGCATCATTGGGCTTGAGACCGCGGTACCATTGATCGTTACTAGACTAATTAAAGAACATGCATTTTCTTATATCGATGCATTCAGTAAGGTGACTATCAATCCAGCTAGGGTACTTCAAATCGAAAGAGGAATATTGCAGGAAGGAGGGGCAGCGGACATAACAATCATTGATCCTGAGAAGAGGGTTACAATAAATGAATCCTTCTTAATATCGAAGTGTAAAAATACTCCTTTTATCGGGGAACAACTATATGGATCTGTTGAGTACACCATCTGTAATGGGAAGATCGTGTACAGGAATACCTCTTGA